In Vibrio lentus, a single genomic region encodes these proteins:
- the pqiB gene encoding intermembrane transport protein PqiB, with product MDKQNVSDAEVAKKSEISPVWIVPIIAVLVGCWMLFQYFNNRGPEITLILPDASGIEAGKTAIKSKNVHVGTITDVALSENYEYIIAKAQIDKKATRMINTETQFWVVEPHVGTDGISGLETILSGSYIELKPGKSRESQLKFDVLETPPVAGPDTKGIRVVVSHNKANQLNVGEPVLHHGFVVGRVEKTSFDYQKKEGKYQLFIFAPYDGLIFEKTQFWLSSGIDVKFGANGLDVNFASIESILTGGVSFDVAESIKPGLQIKENLHEYTLYDNYDAVLQGKYTTSIDYVLLFEESVRGLRKGAPVEYRGVRIGTVDTVPLQISMDKDGKVSNRIPILIKLEIERVSEVFKGLNADSFAKRVVLQMGEGLRATLKTGNLLTGALFVDINFYEDEAPYEPTEFDGYPVFPVVPGGFTEIQKQITDFLSKINELPLDATVANLNGSLASLDTTLKSMDELLDSEGAKALPQDLSETMKQLEATLESYDDDSDAYKQLISASEELEHVLKELRPLIKVLNDKPNALVFGSDVEEDPIPVKGVE from the coding sequence ATGGATAAACAAAACGTTTCAGATGCAGAAGTAGCCAAAAAAAGTGAGATTTCACCCGTTTGGATTGTGCCGATTATCGCGGTATTGGTTGGGTGCTGGATGTTGTTTCAGTACTTCAATAATCGTGGGCCGGAGATAACGTTGATCTTACCGGATGCCTCGGGCATTGAAGCGGGGAAAACAGCGATTAAGTCCAAAAATGTTCATGTGGGAACCATCACTGACGTGGCACTAAGTGAAAACTATGAATACATCATAGCGAAAGCTCAGATAGACAAGAAAGCCACCCGCATGATTAATACAGAAACTCAATTCTGGGTGGTTGAGCCCCATGTCGGTACCGATGGTATTAGTGGGTTAGAGACCATTTTATCCGGGTCGTACATCGAGTTGAAGCCGGGTAAATCGAGAGAGTCTCAATTGAAGTTTGATGTGCTAGAAACGCCTCCGGTGGCAGGGCCAGATACCAAAGGAATAAGAGTGGTGGTTTCACACAACAAGGCGAATCAACTCAATGTTGGTGAGCCTGTATTACACCATGGTTTTGTTGTTGGTCGTGTTGAAAAAACGAGTTTCGACTATCAAAAGAAAGAGGGCAAATATCAATTGTTTATCTTTGCTCCTTACGATGGATTGATTTTCGAAAAGACTCAGTTTTGGTTATCTTCTGGAATTGATGTGAAGTTTGGTGCGAATGGCTTAGACGTCAACTTCGCATCGATAGAAAGTATATTGACTGGTGGTGTGAGTTTTGATGTCGCAGAGAGCATTAAACCGGGGTTACAGATCAAAGAAAACTTACACGAGTATACGCTTTACGATAACTACGATGCAGTATTACAAGGCAAATACACCACTTCAATTGATTACGTGTTGCTGTTTGAAGAGTCGGTTCGAGGTTTAAGGAAAGGTGCACCAGTAGAATATCGTGGTGTCCGGATTGGTACGGTGGATACGGTGCCGCTACAGATTAGTATGGATAAAGATGGCAAGGTGTCGAATCGTATTCCAATCCTAATTAAGCTAGAAATCGAGCGTGTTTCCGAAGTGTTTAAAGGATTGAACGCGGATAGCTTTGCCAAACGAGTCGTTCTTCAAATGGGAGAGGGGCTCAGGGCGACGTTGAAAACAGGTAACTTGCTGACGGGCGCGTTGTTTGTCGATATCAATTTTTATGAAGATGAAGCTCCCTACGAGCCGACAGAATTTGATGGTTATCCTGTATTCCCCGTCGTGCCAGGTGGTTTCACCGAGATTCAGAAGCAGATCACCGATTTCCTAAGCAAGATTAACGAGCTTCCGCTGGATGCGACTGTTGCTAACTTAAATGGTTCGCTTGCCTCTTTAGACACCACCTTGAAGAGTATGGATGAATTACTCGATAGCGAGGGCGCAAAAGCATTACCTCAAGACCTCAGTGAAACTATGAAGCAACTAGAGGCGACATTAGAAAGTTACGACGATGATTCTGACGCTTACAAGCAATTGATCAGTGCATCTGAAGAGTTAGAACATGTGCTTAAAGAGCTTCGCCCATTGATCAAAGTATTGAATGATAAACCGAATGCATTGGTGTTTGGCAGCGATGTGGAAGAAGACCCGATTCCAGTTAAGGGAGTGGAGTAA
- a CDS encoding PqiC family protein translates to MRKLFISLVMSVGLLGCATPTDGTNSYLLPESTLDKPIFKVKTRVELPDYLDTIGIAYRKSENELVSARKHVWAENLEGLLEERVNSSNAKEAADKELTITFEQFNGSYTGNAEVKGTWVLMGEDDTEISRSTFDIKVPLKEAGYEALVEALGEGLDEVLSDIQSQLP, encoded by the coding sequence ATGAGAAAGCTATTTATATCACTGGTTATGTCGGTAGGTCTCTTGGGGTGTGCGACTCCTACAGATGGCACTAACTCCTATCTCTTGCCTGAAAGTACGCTGGATAAGCCCATCTTTAAGGTAAAAACAAGGGTAGAACTGCCTGATTATCTGGACACGATAGGAATAGCTTATCGCAAGTCTGAAAATGAATTGGTGTCTGCCCGTAAACATGTTTGGGCCGAAAACCTTGAAGGGTTGCTCGAAGAGAGGGTAAACAGTTCCAATGCGAAGGAAGCGGCAGATAAAGAGTTGACGATTACCTTTGAGCAGTTCAATGGTTCTTATACTGGTAATGCTGAAGTGAAAGGAACTTGGGTGTTAATGGGGGAAGATGACACTGAAATCTCACGAAGCACCTTCGACATCAAGGTTCCCTTAAAAGAAGCAGGCTATGAGGCGTTGGTTGAAGCCTTAGGTGAAGGGCTTGATGAGGTGCTGTCTGATATTCAGTCGCAATTACCTTAG